A genomic region of Nitrospirota bacterium contains the following coding sequences:
- a CDS encoding phosphoglycerate dehydrogenase, translating to MRVLVSDNISDKGVEILKNAGLDVDVKTKLSPSELINIIGEYEGLVVRSATKVTAEVISAAKKLKVVGRAGAGLDNIDVPASTKKGVVVMNTPGGNTVTTAEHAVAMLLSLVRMIPQATASTKSGKWEKNKFTGQEFFNKTYGIVGMGRVGGHVAKLGQGLLMNVLAFDPYLSQENAQKMGVELVSLDEIYRRSDFITIHTPLTAETRDLIGAGAIASMKDGVLIVNCARGGIVDESALYEGLKSGKIGGAAFDVFVQEPVDAQNPLLTLDNFVCTPHLGASTMEAQENVALAIAEQIVDYLTKGVIRNAANFPSVSPDVLPRLQPYISLAEKLGAFQASVCEGAIEKVNIEYRGKVADLTVAPLTIAALKGLLTPILEDSVNYVNAPSIAQERGISVEESRNRDAGDYISLITIKVSTSAGANEAKGALFSRRDPRIIEINGYPLEVVPEGYMIVLSNVDKPGVVGNIGSILGQHNINIARMQFGRDVPGGKVLSVISIDSPASPELMEQMKRLPNVLSVKQIKL from the coding sequence ATGCGTGTACTGGTCAGTGACAACATATCTGATAAGGGCGTAGAGATACTTAAAAACGCCGGCCTCGATGTTGACGTAAAAACAAAATTAAGCCCATCTGAATTAATCAATATTATAGGTGAGTATGAAGGCCTTGTTGTGCGCAGCGCTACAAAGGTTACAGCAGAAGTAATCAGCGCTGCAAAAAAACTGAAGGTTGTAGGAAGGGCAGGGGCCGGACTCGATAATATTGACGTACCGGCGTCTACCAAAAAGGGTGTGGTTGTAATGAATACACCCGGAGGCAATACTGTGACAACCGCAGAGCATGCTGTTGCAATGCTTTTGTCTCTGGTTCGAATGATCCCGCAGGCCACTGCATCTACAAAGAGCGGGAAATGGGAGAAGAACAAATTTACAGGTCAGGAGTTTTTTAATAAGACTTATGGCATAGTCGGCATGGGAAGGGTTGGGGGGCATGTTGCCAAACTGGGACAGGGCCTTCTGATGAATGTGCTTGCCTTTGATCCATATTTATCACAGGAAAACGCTCAGAAAATGGGTGTTGAGCTTGTGTCTCTTGATGAAATTTACCGCCGTTCCGACTTTATAACCATACATACACCACTTACAGCCGAGACCAGAGATCTGATTGGAGCCGGTGCAATTGCCAGCATGAAGGATGGGGTTCTTATAGTCAATTGCGCGCGTGGCGGAATAGTTGATGAATCTGCGCTTTATGAAGGTTTAAAATCAGGGAAGATCGGCGGAGCGGCCTTTGATGTATTTGTGCAGGAGCCGGTGGATGCGCAAAATCCGCTTCTAACCCTTGACAATTTTGTATGTACACCTCATCTTGGCGCGTCAACAATGGAGGCTCAGGAAAATGTTGCGCTTGCCATTGCAGAGCAGATAGTGGATTACCTTACAAAAGGGGTAATTCGCAACGCAGCTAATTTCCCTTCTGTATCCCCTGATGTCCTTCCAAGACTTCAACCCTATATATCACTTGCTGAAAAGCTTGGGGCATTTCAGGCATCAGTCTGCGAAGGTGCCATAGAAAAGGTTAACATTGAGTATCGCGGGAAGGTGGCGGACCTTACTGTAGCTCCGCTCACGATTGCAGCGCTCAAGGGATTGCTGACTCCCATACTGGAGGACTCTGTAAATTATGTCAATGCACCGTCTATTGCGCAGGAGAGGGGAATCAGCGTAGAGGAGTCCAGAAATCGTGATGCAGGAGATTATATCAGTCTTATTACAATTAAAGTCAGTACCAGCGCAGGTGCAAATGAAGCTAAGGGTGCGTTATTCAGCAGGAGAGATCCAAGAATAATAGAGATAAACGGATACCCTCTGGAAGTGGTACCTGAAGGATACATGATTGTACTGTCTAATGTTGACAAACCAGGAGTAGTTGGAAACATAGGTTCAATACTTGGACAACATAACATTAATATTGCCAGGATGCAATTTGGAAGAGATGTACCCGGTGGCAAGGTGTTGTCAGTTATTAGCATAGACTCTCCAGCCTCGCCTGAACTGATGGAGCAGATGAAGAGGCTTCCTAATGTTCTGTCAGTAAAGCAGATAAAACTCTGA
- the acpP gene encoding acyl carrier protein, with product MSVEEKVKKIVGEQLGVDEEEITPDASFVEDLGADSLDTVELVMAFEEEFSIEIPDEDAEKIITVQNSVDYIKERI from the coding sequence TTGTCAGTAGAGGAAAAGGTGAAAAAGATCGTTGGGGAACAACTTGGAGTTGATGAGGAAGAAATTACTCCTGATGCGTCATTCGTCGAGGATCTTGGCGCAGATTCACTGGATACAGTGGAACTGGTCATGGCCTTTGAGGAGGAGTTCAGCATCGAGATACCTGATGAAGATGCAGAGAAAATAATAACGGTTCAGAATTCAGTTGATTATATAAAAGAGAGGATTTAG
- a CDS encoding alanine--glyoxylate aminotransferase family protein, producing MNKKYLLAPGPTQVPPEVLLRMAHPMIHHRSPDFTPVMEEVSAGLKWLFQTNNDVLILASSGTGAMEGSVSNFLSPGDRVITVNGGKFGERWGKICKAFGVNAVEIKVEWGDAVDPSVIADHLKKDPSIKAVYVQASETSTGVAHDVKTIAGIVRNYPDTMFVVDAITALGVFDIKPDEWGIDILVTGSQKALMLPPGLAFASVSEKAWKKNETAKCSRFYIDFKKERENIRKNTTAYTPAVSLIIGLQQVLRMLKEEGLDNIFTRHHMLAAATREGMKGFGLDLLPRTSPSDAVTAVRAPEGFDGQQIYKRLRERHGITAAGGQDHLKGKIFRISHMGYCDKFDVITAIAATEMVLKEMGYNGELGSGLRRAEEVFLKI from the coding sequence ATGAACAAGAAATACTTATTAGCTCCAGGTCCAACACAGGTGCCGCCTGAGGTGCTCCTCAGAATGGCCCATCCCATGATTCATCACCGTTCTCCTGATTTTACGCCTGTAATGGAGGAGGTGAGCGCCGGTCTTAAATGGTTATTCCAGACAAATAATGATGTGCTTATCCTTGCCTCAAGCGGTACAGGTGCAATGGAAGGTTCAGTCTCAAACTTCCTCAGCCCGGGCGACAGGGTTATCACGGTAAATGGCGGAAAGTTTGGCGAGCGCTGGGGGAAGATTTGCAAGGCGTTTGGTGTAAATGCCGTTGAGATAAAGGTTGAATGGGGTGATGCAGTTGATCCGTCAGTTATAGCAGATCATCTCAAAAAAGATCCCTCAATAAAGGCTGTTTATGTACAGGCAAGCGAGACATCCACAGGAGTAGCTCATGATGTAAAGACTATTGCCGGGATTGTCAGAAACTATCCTGATACTATGTTTGTCGTTGACGCCATAACTGCTCTTGGCGTTTTCGATATTAAACCAGACGAGTGGGGGATAGACATACTTGTTACAGGCTCTCAGAAGGCTTTAATGCTGCCCCCGGGCCTTGCCTTTGCCAGTGTCAGTGAAAAGGCGTGGAAAAAGAATGAAACTGCAAAATGTTCGAGGTTCTATATTGACTTTAAAAAGGAACGGGAGAATATAAGGAAGAATACTACTGCCTATACACCTGCAGTGTCTCTTATAATAGGACTTCAGCAGGTGCTAAGGATGCTTAAGGAAGAGGGTCTGGATAATATTTTTACAAGGCACCATATGCTGGCAGCTGCTACAAGAGAAGGTATGAAGGGTTTTGGGCTCGATTTGCTTCCACGCACGTCTCCGAGCGATGCAGTTACCGCTGTCCGGGCGCCTGAAGGTTTTGACGGCCAGCAGATATACAAGCGGTTGAGAGAAAGACACGGCATTACTGCCGCCGGCGGTCAGGATCATCTGAAGGGGAAGATATTCAGGATTTCCCACATGGGTTATTGTGATAAATTTGATGTGATAACGGCAATTGCCGCGACAGAGATGGTATTAAAGGAAATGGGCTATAATGGTGAACTCGGGAGTGGTTTGAGAAGGGCAGAGGAGGTCTTTCTTAAAATCTGA
- the fabF gene encoding beta-ketoacyl-ACP synthase II, with product MKRRVVVTGIGLVTPLGTGVNKTWEALCEGSPGIGRITRFDPSELPSQIAAEVKDFDPADFIEKKEIKKMDRFIQFGVAAAKMAVEDARLEIAGSMADRAGVYVGAGIGGLPAIESNHIKFLEGGIKKLTPFFIPMVIINLVSGHIAIMVGAKGPNSSVVTACATGTHAIGDAFKIIQRGDADVMIAGGTESTISPLAVAGFCAMRALSVRNDEPEKASRPFDAMRDGFVMGEGAGVMVLEELTTALKRGARIYAEVCGYGMTGDAYHITSPAPEGAGAARCMGLTLKDAGLSPEDVSYINAHGTSTRFNDENESSAIKTIFGKKAYDIPVSSTKSMTGHLLGAAGGIEAVFSVLTIDKGVIPPTINYEFPDPECDLDYVPNKARASSVDVAMSNSFGFGGTNACILFRKYSG from the coding sequence TTGAAAAGGCGTGTAGTAGTAACAGGCATTGGACTTGTTACGCCACTCGGTACGGGGGTGAATAAAACATGGGAAGCCCTGTGTGAGGGAAGCCCCGGAATTGGCAGGATAACACGGTTTGATCCGTCAGAACTCCCTTCTCAGATAGCTGCTGAGGTTAAGGATTTTGACCCTGCCGATTTTATCGAGAAGAAAGAGATAAAGAAGATGGACCGGTTTATCCAGTTTGGCGTTGCTGCTGCAAAGATGGCAGTTGAAGACGCAAGGCTTGAGATTGCCGGGTCAATGGCAGACAGGGCAGGCGTGTATGTCGGTGCCGGAATTGGCGGTCTGCCGGCCATAGAGTCTAATCATATCAAATTCCTTGAAGGGGGTATAAAGAAACTCACCCCATTTTTTATCCCAATGGTAATAATTAACCTTGTCTCCGGACACATTGCCATAATGGTTGGGGCAAAAGGACCAAATTCATCTGTAGTAACTGCATGTGCAACAGGCACCCATGCTATAGGTGATGCATTTAAAATTATACAGCGTGGGGATGCGGACGTAATGATTGCAGGAGGTACTGAATCAACAATAAGTCCGCTTGCTGTCGCTGGATTTTGTGCCATGCGTGCATTATCTGTAAGAAATGATGAGCCTGAAAAGGCAAGCCGGCCTTTTGATGCTATGAGGGATGGGTTTGTGATGGGTGAGGGCGCCGGTGTGATGGTGCTGGAAGAACTGACGACAGCGTTAAAGCGGGGCGCCAGGATATATGCAGAGGTCTGCGGTTATGGCATGACAGGTGATGCCTACCACATTACATCACCTGCTCCCGAGGGGGCCGGCGCCGCACGGTGCATGGGGCTTACTCTTAAAGATGCCGGATTATCGCCGGAAGATGTTTCATACATCAATGCACATGGAACGTCCACCAGGTTCAATGATGAAAATGAGTCGTCGGCAATCAAGACAATATTTGGAAAGAAGGCGTATGATATTCCGGTCAGCTCTACAAAATCCATGACAGGTCATCTGTTGGGTGCTGCCGGCGGTATAGAGGCGGTATTCTCTGTGCTGACTATTGATAAAGGTGTCATTCCTCCTACCATAAATTACGAGTTTCCGGACCCCGAATGTGATCTGGATTATGTGCCGAATAAGGCCCGGGCATCCAGTGTGGATGTTGCAATGTCCAACTCCTTTGGATTCGGCGGAACTAATGCATGTATCCTTTTCAGGAAATATTCAGGTTAA
- the dnaB gene encoding replicative DNA helicase — protein sequence MGAYTADIEDSTFKVPPQNIEAEQSVLGAILIENSAIYKAIEVINANDFYKEAHKRIFVSMLELNEKNEAIDLVTLTDYLRKKNDIEFVGGVTYLAMLSNMVPTAANIRYHAKIVSEKSLLRSLINTATEIVTRGYENLQDIDDLLDFAENAIFSISENKIKRSFIHIKDIIKDSFETIEKLSEKKERVVGVPSGFVDLDSMTTGFHPADLIIIAGRPSMGKTAFCLSIAQHAGIEKKEPVAIFSLEMTKEQIVTRLLCAEARVDAHKLRSGFLSKSDWPKLTNAAGRISESAIFIDDTPAISALEIKAKARRLKAEHGLSLLIVDYLQIMGGRSAGRRGGTETREQEISDISRSLKALAKELNVPVIALSQLNRAVEARHDRRPMLADLRESGAIEQDADVIIFINREEVYKQTEENRGIAEIIIGKQRNGPIGSVKLAFLDKYTKFDNLEKVHGQ from the coding sequence ATGGGTGCATATACAGCTGACATAGAAGATTCGACATTCAAGGTACCTCCCCAGAATATTGAGGCAGAGCAATCTGTCCTTGGCGCTATACTGATTGAAAACAGCGCTATATACAAGGCTATTGAAGTTATTAATGCCAATGATTTCTACAAAGAGGCGCATAAGAGGATATTTGTCTCGATGCTCGAACTGAATGAAAAGAACGAGGCAATAGACCTTGTAACCCTTACTGACTATCTGCGAAAAAAGAATGACATTGAGTTTGTGGGAGGAGTTACATATCTTGCAATGCTCTCAAATATGGTTCCTACTGCCGCAAATATCAGATATCATGCAAAGATTGTATCTGAAAAATCATTGCTAAGAAGTCTGATAAACACTGCAACAGAGATTGTTACCAGGGGATATGAGAATCTTCAGGATATTGATGACCTACTCGATTTTGCTGAAAATGCCATCTTCAGCATATCTGAAAACAAGATTAAACGTTCGTTCATTCATATAAAAGATATTATTAAAGACAGTTTTGAGACTATAGAGAAACTGTCGGAGAAAAAGGAACGTGTTGTTGGGGTACCTTCAGGATTTGTTGATCTTGATAGCATGACAACGGGATTTCATCCTGCTGATCTGATAATTATTGCAGGGCGGCCATCCATGGGCAAGACCGCGTTTTGTTTATCCATTGCCCAGCATGCCGGTATTGAAAAAAAAGAACCGGTAGCGATATTCAGTCTTGAGATGACAAAGGAGCAGATAGTAACGAGATTATTATGTGCAGAGGCAAGGGTTGATGCGCACAAGTTACGCTCCGGATTCCTGAGTAAATCTGACTGGCCGAAATTGACAAATGCCGCCGGACGCATATCTGAGTCTGCCATTTTTATAGATGATACACCGGCAATATCTGCACTTGAAATAAAGGCCAAGGCAAGACGGCTTAAAGCTGAACATGGTTTGAGTCTTTTAATTGTTGACTATCTTCAGATCATGGGAGGGAGGTCTGCCGGCAGGAGGGGAGGGACGGAAACCCGTGAACAGGAAATATCTGACATATCAAGGTCCCTTAAGGCCCTTGCCAAAGAATTAAATGTGCCTGTAATAGCATTGTCTCAGTTAAACAGGGCTGTTGAGGCAAGGCATGACAGAAGGCCTATGCTCGCTGACCTCAGGGAGTCCGGTGCCATCGAACAGGATGCAGATGTGATTATATTTATTAACAGGGAAGAGGTTTACAAGCAGACTGAAGAAAACAGGGGGATTGCTGAGATTATAATTGGTAAGCAGAGAAATGGCCCGATAGGATCGGTTAAACTTGCCTTTCTTGATAAATATACAAAATTCGATAACCTCGAAAAGGTTCATGGTCAGTAA
- the rnc gene encoding ribonuclease III: MKEELTRDLQKRLSYHFINIDLLREAITHKSYVNENPELNAKDNERLEFLGDAVLDLSISSYLVEHFPDYQEGELSKLKSMMVSEPSLSRIASELDIGEYLLLGRGEEHTGGRKKESLLANALEAIIAAIYLDGGLPAADGFIRMVFVSQIQAVTRDGISLDYKTDLQEYCQGHNLELPLYRVSKETGPDHRKTFEVELLINGEVLGLGIGRNKKEAEQRAAKEALKYLTSKS; the protein is encoded by the coding sequence ATGAAAGAAGAACTGACAAGAGACCTTCAAAAGAGGCTTTCCTATCACTTTATTAACATTGACCTGCTCAGAGAGGCAATCACACATAAGTCGTACGTTAATGAGAACCCGGAGCTGAATGCCAAAGACAATGAGAGGCTGGAATTCCTTGGTGACGCAGTTCTGGACCTTTCCATAAGCTCATATCTTGTGGAGCACTTTCCTGATTATCAGGAGGGAGAGCTCTCAAAACTGAAATCAATGATGGTTAGTGAGCCGTCACTGTCCAGGATAGCCTCTGAACTTGACATAGGGGAATATCTTCTGCTTGGGAGGGGGGAAGAGCACACCGGTGGAAGGAAGAAAGAGTCATTACTTGCCAATGCCTTAGAGGCCATTATAGCTGCAATTTACCTTGACGGCGGCTTGCCGGCGGCTGATGGCTTTATAAGGATGGTATTCGTTTCGCAAATTCAGGCTGTAACGCGCGATGGGATCAGCCTTGATTATAAGACGGATCTTCAGGAGTATTGTCAGGGACATAATCTTGAATTACCGTTATACAGGGTCTCAAAGGAGACAGGCCCTGATCACAGGAAGACCTTTGAAGTTGAACTTCTCATTAACGGCGAGGTATTAGGTCTCGGCATTGGAAGGAATAAGAAAGAGGCGGAGCAAAGGGCGGCAAAAGAGGCATTAAAATACTTGACAAGTAAATCTTAA
- the fabG gene encoding 3-oxoacyl-[acyl-carrier-protein] reductase, protein MTGENRVAFITGASRGIGYAIAETLARDGVDIAGIDINIGELQSAMKAIGEATGRQTLALQADVGDFPGIESAVGEVIKKYGRISILVNNAGITRDNLILRMKDNEWDDVIRINLTGTFNCTRAAIKGMVKNRYGRIISIASIVGMMGNTGQANYAASKAGIIGLTKTIAREYANRGVTANAIAPGFIETDMTRKLPEDVTKALLNQIPMGRLGMPEDIANTVKFLASDEAGYITGQVVNVNGGMYM, encoded by the coding sequence ATGACCGGAGAAAACAGGGTAGCATTTATTACAGGGGCGAGCCGGGGTATCGGATATGCCATAGCTGAAACGCTTGCCAGGGACGGTGTTGATATAGCTGGTATAGATATAAATATAGGCGAACTGCAGTCTGCAATGAAGGCTATAGGAGAGGCCACTGGAAGGCAGACACTGGCCCTGCAGGCTGATGTCGGAGATTTCCCGGGCATCGAGAGTGCAGTAGGTGAAGTGATAAAAAAATATGGCAGGATCAGTATACTTGTAAACAATGCCGGAATTACGAGGGATAATCTTATACTTCGCATGAAAGACAATGAATGGGATGATGTAATAAGAATAAACCTGACAGGAACATTTAATTGTACCAGGGCGGCAATCAAGGGTATGGTAAAGAACAGATATGGAAGGATAATCAGCATAGCATCTATAGTTGGTATGATGGGCAATACAGGACAGGCAAATTATGCTGCGTCAAAGGCAGGCATAATTGGACTTACAAAAACAATTGCAAGGGAGTATGCCAACAGGGGTGTTACTGCCAATGCTATAGCGCCGGGATTTATTGAGACAGATATGACAAGGAAACTGCCGGAAGATGTTACGAAGGCCCTTCTGAATCAGATACCGATGGGCAGGCTTGGCATGCCTGAAGATATCGCCAATACCGTGAAGTTTCTTGCATCAGATGAGGCAGGATATATTACAGGGCAGGTTGTAAATGTAAATGGCGGGATGTACATGTAA
- the fabD gene encoding ACP S-malonyltransferase, whose protein sequence is MVRKVAFLFPGQGSQYTGMGKSLYDNYASAREVFDVAQDILKWDIKGLCFDNTGDKINLTEYTQPAILVTSIAAWSILAKENVVPVVVAGHSLGEYSAIVSAGGLAITDALPVVQKRGRFMQDAVQKYSGMMAAVLGLSRHDVIEVCRSASSGAEDIVTPANFNTPEQIVIAGTAGAVQKAMELAKEKGAKKVIPLNVSVPSHSPLMEPASQKLSEVLDNIKFSNLNIPLITNVDSVLVNDSDAIKNALVRQLTSPVKWDDAMQSLLKDGFNTFVEVGPGRVLTGLQKRIAKELQTVAELFNVEDAASFDKTLEGLTT, encoded by the coding sequence ATGGTAAGAAAAGTTGCGTTTCTATTTCCGGGACAGGGTTCTCAATACACTGGAATGGGTAAGTCTCTGTATGATAATTATGCATCTGCAAGGGAGGTTTTTGATGTTGCACAGGATATACTGAAGTGGGACATTAAGGGGTTATGTTTTGATAATACTGGAGACAAAATCAATTTGACAGAATATACTCAACCTGCTATTTTAGTCACGAGCATAGCGGCGTGGAGCATCCTGGCGAAGGAGAATGTAGTACCTGTTGTTGTTGCCGGTCATAGCCTTGGAGAGTACTCAGCTATTGTATCTGCCGGAGGCCTGGCCATTACAGACGCACTGCCTGTAGTACAAAAGAGGGGCAGGTTTATGCAGGATGCTGTACAGAAATACAGCGGCATGATGGCCGCAGTACTTGGATTATCAAGGCATGATGTTATTGAGGTTTGCAGGTCGGCTTCGTCCGGGGCGGAAGACATTGTCACACCTGCTAATTTTAACACTCCGGAGCAGATAGTTATTGCAGGCACAGCCGGGGCAGTTCAAAAGGCAATGGAGTTGGCTAAGGAAAAAGGTGCAAAGAAGGTAATCCCTCTTAATGTGAGTGTCCCATCTCACTCTCCGCTGATGGAACCGGCTTCGCAGAAGTTGTCAGAGGTGCTGGACAATATCAAATTTTCAAACCTGAATATTCCTTTAATTACAAATGTTGATTCAGTGCTTGTTAACGACTCAGATGCCATAAAGAATGCACTGGTCAGGCAGTTGACAAGTCCGGTGAAGTGGGATGATGCGATGCAGTCTCTGTTAAAGGATGGATTTAATACATTTGTGGAAGTAGGTCCGGGGCGTGTCCTGACAGGATTGCAGAAAAGGATAGCAAAGGAGTTGCAAACGGTTGCAGAGTTGTTTAATGTAGAAGATGCAGCAAGTTTTGATAAAACTTTAGAGGGATTGACGACATGA
- the hisZ gene encoding ATP phosphoribosyltransferase regulatory subunit, producing MATHLPASALLRRHVQDTVLATFFKWGYREVIPSVFEYLDVLARGLSSILLEKSYKFVDRDSGRLMLLRPDITPQVARMVAGILSDEPKPIRLCYYGNVFRYEESHAGLEREMFQAGCELAGAASPEADAEIIAVAAESIKKFGISDFRIVISHAGYLSGMMTCIRESLPGALSHDFEHALRDAISKKDACRAGELLDSSGADLPVRENVLQVLKLYGEEDVFERAARFINNPESDNALRNLREIYELLSVYGLKGRVFIDLCEMRGIDYYTGLFFEIFHDGVAYPLGRGGRYDNLIGRFGLDCPSTGFAIDVESIIMAKEKRYGVSLPDESIGYLVYLCNEQVKNNIALSGALRSAGHRVIPGTGLETIDVAIEYATSNNIEKIITDGKDSGHYFVIDVKTGKMEHMDRTRLVYSD from the coding sequence ATGGCAACACATTTACCAGCCAGCGCATTGCTGCGCCGTCATGTACAGGATACAGTGCTGGCAACTTTTTTTAAATGGGGCTACAGGGAAGTTATACCTTCTGTCTTTGAATACCTTGATGTTCTTGCCAGAGGTCTCAGCAGTATACTGCTCGAGAAAAGCTATAAATTTGTGGACAGGGACAGCGGAAGGCTGATGTTGCTGAGGCCTGATATCACTCCTCAGGTTGCCAGGATGGTGGCAGGTATCCTGTCAGATGAACCAAAACCAATAAGGTTGTGTTATTACGGCAATGTCTTCAGGTATGAGGAGTCTCATGCAGGACTGGAGCGGGAGATGTTTCAGGCGGGATGTGAGCTTGCAGGTGCGGCATCACCGGAGGCAGATGCGGAGATTATTGCTGTTGCAGCAGAGTCAATAAAAAAGTTTGGGATAAGTGATTTCAGGATTGTAATAAGCCACGCAGGCTATCTTTCAGGGATGATGACATGCATCAGAGAGTCTTTGCCGGGGGCCCTGTCTCATGATTTTGAGCATGCCTTGCGGGATGCAATATCAAAAAAGGATGCGTGCCGGGCAGGAGAATTACTTGATAGTTCTGGAGCAGATCTTCCGGTAAGGGAAAACGTCCTGCAGGTATTGAAGTTATATGGCGAAGAAGATGTTTTTGAAAGGGCCGCCCGATTTATCAACAACCCTGAGTCAGATAATGCCTTGCGCAACCTCCGTGAAATTTATGAGTTGTTAAGTGTATACGGCCTTAAAGGACGGGTATTTATAGATTTGTGTGAGATGAGGGGAATTGATTACTATACGGGATTATTTTTTGAAATATTTCATGATGGTGTAGCCTATCCTCTTGGACGCGGAGGAAGATATGATAATTTGATCGGCAGATTTGGCCTTGACTGCCCATCTACAGGATTTGCAATTGATGTGGAATCAATAATTATGGCAAAAGAAAAGAGGTATGGTGTTTCTCTGCCTGATGAAAGCATCGGATATCTGGTTTATCTCTGTAATGAACAGGTGAAAAATAACATTGCGTTATCCGGGGCATTAAGAAGCGCCGGACACAGGGTAATTCCAGGTACGGGTTTGGAAACAATAGATGTGGCAATCGAATATGCAACAAGCAATAACATAGAGAAGATTATCACAGATGGAAAAGACTCCGGACATTATTTTGTGATTGATGTCAAAACAGGGAAGATGGAGCATATGGATCGAACCCGGCTGGTTTATAGTGATTGA